The Pontibacter pudoricolor genome contains a region encoding:
- a CDS encoding lipopolysaccharide biosynthesis protein — translation MSLLKKSLDLTAVNLSQQILNLLFIFLISHQYTSAQYADYRQTFLPFEVASPLLTFSLPAAIFYFYPRFSDKSKLLTLSLHVIALTTFVAGIIIFCGGAKWLSSLFDNEISDYLYLIPFFAFFSIGTTVYQSFLVLSNKTSLLYRINLPINFVSICLLLLCTYLKINIEYLIYLRILTYCVNFLLLTFFIFKSFSYNFFNVDTKSYKTIIGFSYSLTLAAIIGTLSYELDKIIISSYDSPENFAIYINGAFEIPMISILTGAVSSAMLSQLSPLLNENKYKEAASLFKNTISLTAQFIIPIFIFSLFNSEEIILLLFGDKYLDSILPFRIYLLLLPIRVIFYGQALIALGKSKIILKRGVIELIINLILSLILFKIIGFNGVAIATVITILIWTVPFNLYEIKRGFGVKILEIIPLKKIGNTMLISGIIYIPTTLLINELVTSLLLGFIIKLIIGCGLYILVLKKFNLINYTALGNKLS, via the coding sequence ATGAGTTTACTTAAAAAATCATTAGATCTGACTGCAGTCAATTTAAGTCAGCAAATTCTAAATCTTTTATTTATTTTTCTGATTTCTCATCAATATACTTCTGCACAATATGCCGATTATAGGCAAACTTTCTTACCATTTGAAGTAGCATCGCCATTATTAACTTTTAGTTTGCCAGCGGCAATATTTTACTTTTATCCCAGATTTTCAGATAAAAGTAAGTTGTTAACATTATCGTTACATGTGATAGCTCTTACAACTTTCGTTGCTGGGATAATAATTTTTTGTGGAGGTGCAAAATGGTTATCTTCTTTATTTGATAATGAAATATCAGACTATTTATACCTAATTCCTTTCTTCGCTTTTTTCTCAATAGGGACAACAGTATATCAAAGCTTTTTAGTGTTAAGTAATAAAACAAGCTTATTATACAGAATTAATTTGCCTATTAACTTTGTATCAATTTGTCTTTTGTTATTATGCACATACTTGAAGATAAATATAGAGTATTTAATTTACTTACGTATTTTAACTTATTGTGTAAATTTTCTCCTTCTTACTTTTTTTATTTTTAAGAGTTTTAGTTATAATTTTTTTAATGTAGATACGAAGAGCTATAAAACGATTATTGGTTTTTCGTACAGTTTAACCTTGGCTGCTATAATTGGGACATTATCTTATGAACTAGATAAAATTATTATATCTAGCTATGACTCGCCAGAAAACTTCGCTATATATATAAATGGAGCCTTTGAAATACCAATGATTTCAATTCTTACAGGTGCAGTATCATCTGCGATGCTTTCTCAGCTTTCACCATTATTAAATGAAAATAAATATAAAGAGGCTGCCTCATTATTTAAAAACACCATTAGTTTAACGGCTCAATTTATTATACCAATATTTATTTTTTCCCTTTTTAATTCTGAAGAAATTATTCTCTTACTTTTTGGTGATAAATACCTAGATAGCATACTTCCATTTCGAATATATCTGTTGTTGTTACCTATTAGGGTTATTTTTTATGGACAAGCGTTAATTGCGCTCGGAAAGTCAAAGATCATTCTTAAAAGAGGGGTTATTGAATTAATTATTAACTTAATCTTAAGTTTAATTTTATTTAAGATAATTGGGTTTAATGGCGTAGCTATTGCAACTGTAATTACAATATTGATTTGGACAGTGCCATTTAATTTATATGAGATTAAGCGTGGATTTGGAGTCAAAATCCTAGAAATAATTCCTTTAAAAAAGATTGGAAACACTATGCTAATTTCAGGAATAATATATATCCCAACGACTTTACTTATTAATGAGTTGGTAACATCATTGTTACTTGGTTTTATAATTAAGTTAATTATAGGTTGTGGGTTGTATATTTTAGTGTTGAAAAAGTTTAATCTGATAAATTATACAGCTTTAGGAAATAAGCTATCATGA